The Choristoneura fumiferana chromosome 11, NRCan_CFum_1, whole genome shotgun sequence genome includes a region encoding these proteins:
- the lute gene encoding BTB/POZ domain containing protein 3 lute isoform X1, giving the protein MKGCVVEAPKIPVILGKIVLGLIFTKADLAYFANRFVWYACQLRLHTSMDSSVDFFENLINEDGRFAEVSNNCQEPTQRRRPPRPRPLIQAENINNGGQSLSPPHTQTISQRETGTQVSQCYSGPPSPCGSSSSVPSPTASPAPPPGAATLDPNWQATKPTVRERNAAMFNNQLMADITFVVGSLGHTQVIPAHKYVLATGSSVFYAMFYGGLAECKQEIEVPDVEPSAFLTLLKYLYCDEIQLEADTVLSTLYVAKKYIVPHLARACVNYLETSLTAKNACLLLSQSRLFEEPELMQRCWEVIDAQAEMALTSEGFVDIDVSTLESVLARETLNCKEINLFEAALAWAQAECSRKEIESSPNNKRAMLGSAIYLIRFPTMSLEEFANSAAQLGILTPQETIDIFLHFTAASKPPLCYPVKSRAGLKSQICHRFQSCAYRSNQWRYRGRCDSIQFCVDKRIFVVGFGLYGSSNGAADYNVKIELKRLGRVLAENNTKFFSDGSSNTFHVYFENPIQIEPEHFYTASAILDGSELSYFGQEGLSEVYMGTVTFQFHCSSESTNGTGVQGGQIPELIYYGPTMTGSGNLAGNED; this is encoded by the exons ATGAAGGGGTGTGTTGTTGAAGCACCGAAGATACCAGTGATATTAGGGAAAATAGTTCTGGGCTTGATATTCACTAAAGCCGATCTCGCCTACTTCGCTAACCG atttgTGTGGTACGCGTGCCAGCTGCGTCTGCATACCTCCATGGACAGCAGCGTCGATTTTTTCGAAAACCTCATCAACGAAGACGGAAGATTCGCGGAAGTCAGCAACAACTGTCAAGAGCCCACACAGCGAAGGCGACCGCCGAGGCCCCGACCGTTAATACAGg CTGAAAACATCAACAATGGAGGACAGTCGCTGTCTCCGCCACACACTCAGACCATATCACAGCGTGAGACAGGCACGCAAGTGTCACAGTGCTATAGTGGGCCTCCCTCGCCTTGCGGGTCCTCCAGTTCGGTGCCATCGCCCACAGCTagccccgcgccgccgccaggCGCTGCCACCCTCGACCCCAACTGGCAAGCTACCAAGCCCACAGTCCGAGAACGAAATGCAGCTATGTTTAACAATCAACTGATGGCCGATATTACATTCGTCGTTGGCAGCCTAG gACACACACAAGTTATCCCAGCACACAAATATGTTCTAGCAACAGGCAGCTCAGTATTTTATGCCATGTTTTATGGGGGACTGGCAGAATGCAAGCAAGAAATAGAAGTGCCCGATGTGGAACCTTCTGCATTTCTCACATTACTAAA ATATTTATACTGTGATGAGATCCAACTTGAGGCTGACACAGTATTATCAACACTTTATGTtgccaaaaaatatattgtgcCACATCTGGCGCGAGCCTGCGTGAACTACCTTGAAACTAGTCTGACTGCAAAAAACGCATGCCTCCTCCTCAGCCAGTCTCGACTGTTTGAGGAGCCAGAACTTATGCAGAGATGCTGGGAAGTTATTGACGCCCAG GCTGAGATGGCCCTGACTTCGGAAGGATTCGTTGACATTGATGTATCAACCCTGGAGTCTGTATTAGCAAGGGAAACCCTAAATTGCAAAGAAATAAACCTATTTGAAGCAGCCTTAGCATGGGCCCAGGCAGAATGCTCCAGAAAAGAAATAGAGTCTTCACCAAACAATAAACGAGCAATGCTTGGGAGTGCTATTTATTTGATCAGATTCCCAACAATGTCATTAGAAGAATTCGCAAACAGCGCAGCCCAACTCGGAATACTAACGCCACAAGAGACAATAGACATATTCTTGCATTTCACAGCTGCTAGCAAACCACCACTGTGCTATCCAGTCAAATCTAGAGCTGGACTTAAGTCTCAG ATTTGTCACAGATTCCAGTCTTGCGCTTACAGAAGTAACCAATGGCGGTATCGCGGCAGGTGCGACTCTATACAGTTTTGTGTAGACAAAAGGATCTTTGTTGTTGGCTTCGGGCTGTATGGTTCGTCAAATGGTGCAGCTGATTACAATGTGAAGATTGAACTTAAACGCCTGGGCAGAGTTCTCGCAGAAAACAACACAAAGTTCTTCTCTGATGGTTCAAGCAACACTTTCCATGTTTACTTCGAGAATCCAATACAGATAGAACCAGAACACTTTTACACAGCTTCAGCTATCCTAGATGGAAGTGAGCTGAGTTACTTTGGACAAGAGGGACTGAGTGAAGTGTACATGGGAACCGTGACCTTCCAATTTCATTGTTCATCAGAAAGCACTAATGGGACAGGCGTGCAAGGAGGCCAGATTCCAGAACTGATCTACTATGGACCCACAATGACTGGCTCCGGCAACTTGGCTGGAAATGAGGACTGA
- the lute gene encoding BTB/POZ domain containing protein 3 lute isoform X2 encodes MSNLCSRIVSKPPKRLQDSMSVAQTNAWMNAENINNGGQSLSPPHTQTISQRETGTQVSQCYSGPPSPCGSSSSVPSPTASPAPPPGAATLDPNWQATKPTVRERNAAMFNNQLMADITFVVGSLGHTQVIPAHKYVLATGSSVFYAMFYGGLAECKQEIEVPDVEPSAFLTLLKYLYCDEIQLEADTVLSTLYVAKKYIVPHLARACVNYLETSLTAKNACLLLSQSRLFEEPELMQRCWEVIDAQAEMALTSEGFVDIDVSTLESVLARETLNCKEINLFEAALAWAQAECSRKEIESSPNNKRAMLGSAIYLIRFPTMSLEEFANSAAQLGILTPQETIDIFLHFTAASKPPLCYPVKSRAGLKSQICHRFQSCAYRSNQWRYRGRCDSIQFCVDKRIFVVGFGLYGSSNGAADYNVKIELKRLGRVLAENNTKFFSDGSSNTFHVYFENPIQIEPEHFYTASAILDGSELSYFGQEGLSEVYMGTVTFQFHCSSESTNGTGVQGGQIPELIYYGPTMTGSGNLAGNED; translated from the exons ATGTCGAATTTGTGTTCTAGAATCGTTTCAAAGCCTCCCAAAAGGTTACAAGACAGTATGTCAGTCGCACAAACGAACGCTTGGATGAACG CTGAAAACATCAACAATGGAGGACAGTCGCTGTCTCCGCCACACACTCAGACCATATCACAGCGTGAGACAGGCACGCAAGTGTCACAGTGCTATAGTGGGCCTCCCTCGCCTTGCGGGTCCTCCAGTTCGGTGCCATCGCCCACAGCTagccccgcgccgccgccaggCGCTGCCACCCTCGACCCCAACTGGCAAGCTACCAAGCCCACAGTCCGAGAACGAAATGCAGCTATGTTTAACAATCAACTGATGGCCGATATTACATTCGTCGTTGGCAGCCTAG gACACACACAAGTTATCCCAGCACACAAATATGTTCTAGCAACAGGCAGCTCAGTATTTTATGCCATGTTTTATGGGGGACTGGCAGAATGCAAGCAAGAAATAGAAGTGCCCGATGTGGAACCTTCTGCATTTCTCACATTACTAAA ATATTTATACTGTGATGAGATCCAACTTGAGGCTGACACAGTATTATCAACACTTTATGTtgccaaaaaatatattgtgcCACATCTGGCGCGAGCCTGCGTGAACTACCTTGAAACTAGTCTGACTGCAAAAAACGCATGCCTCCTCCTCAGCCAGTCTCGACTGTTTGAGGAGCCAGAACTTATGCAGAGATGCTGGGAAGTTATTGACGCCCAG GCTGAGATGGCCCTGACTTCGGAAGGATTCGTTGACATTGATGTATCAACCCTGGAGTCTGTATTAGCAAGGGAAACCCTAAATTGCAAAGAAATAAACCTATTTGAAGCAGCCTTAGCATGGGCCCAGGCAGAATGCTCCAGAAAAGAAATAGAGTCTTCACCAAACAATAAACGAGCAATGCTTGGGAGTGCTATTTATTTGATCAGATTCCCAACAATGTCATTAGAAGAATTCGCAAACAGCGCAGCCCAACTCGGAATACTAACGCCACAAGAGACAATAGACATATTCTTGCATTTCACAGCTGCTAGCAAACCACCACTGTGCTATCCAGTCAAATCTAGAGCTGGACTTAAGTCTCAG ATTTGTCACAGATTCCAGTCTTGCGCTTACAGAAGTAACCAATGGCGGTATCGCGGCAGGTGCGACTCTATACAGTTTTGTGTAGACAAAAGGATCTTTGTTGTTGGCTTCGGGCTGTATGGTTCGTCAAATGGTGCAGCTGATTACAATGTGAAGATTGAACTTAAACGCCTGGGCAGAGTTCTCGCAGAAAACAACACAAAGTTCTTCTCTGATGGTTCAAGCAACACTTTCCATGTTTACTTCGAGAATCCAATACAGATAGAACCAGAACACTTTTACACAGCTTCAGCTATCCTAGATGGAAGTGAGCTGAGTTACTTTGGACAAGAGGGACTGAGTGAAGTGTACATGGGAACCGTGACCTTCCAATTTCATTGTTCATCAGAAAGCACTAATGGGACAGGCGTGCAAGGAGGCCAGATTCCAGAACTGATCTACTATGGACCCACAATGACTGGCTCCGGCAACTTGGCTGGAAATGAGGACTGA